A stretch of the Aegilops tauschii subsp. strangulata cultivar AL8/78 chromosome 4, Aet v6.0, whole genome shotgun sequence genome encodes the following:
- the LOC109780750 gene encoding DEAD-box ATP-dependent RNA helicase 21 isoform X1: MKRSFDAMEAKPVFLSKEERQRLALERRQAAVADQRRSALDILQSLPRPPPPPPPSGAPRDSSSSHRDPSDRDRGDRDRDRDRDRDRDRRRDDDSRRDRDRDRDRDRDEPSRRDRDRDRDRDRDRDREHRDRERGERDKDREKDRLEKMAEREREKELEAIKEQYLGSKKPKKRVIKPSEKFRFSFDWENTEDTSRDMNMLYQAPHEARLLYGRGFLAGIDRREQKKAAAVFEKETRAEQRRKFGVEDRPEDDVADKKKAAAAEMYDAFDMRVDRHWSEKGIEEMTERDWRIFREDFNISYKGSRIPRPMRNWPESKLGTELLRAIEKVGYKKPSPIQMAAIPLGLQQRDVIGIAETGSGKTAAFVLPMLSYITRLPPISEDNEAEGPYAVVMAPTRELAQQIEEETVKFATYLGIKVVSIVGGQSIEEQGFKIRQGCEVVIATPGRLLDCLERRYAVLNQCNYVVLDEADRMIDMGFEPQVVGVLDAMPSSNLKPENEEEELDEKRIYRTTYMFSATMPPAVERLARKYLRNPVVVTIGTAGKATDLITQNVIMVKESEKMSRLQKILTDLGDKTAIVFCNTKKSADNRAKDLDKAGFRVTALHGGKSQDQREISLDGFRNRRFNVLVATDVAGRGIDIPDVAHVINYEMPSSVDTYTHRIGRTGRAGKKGLATSFLTLDNTDIFFDLKQMLTQSNSPVPPELARHEASKFKPGSVPDRPPRRNDTVYASH; encoded by the coding sequence atgaagCGCTCCTTCGACGCCATGGAGGCGAAGCCGGTGTTCCTCTCCAAGGAGGAGCGCCAGCGCCTCGCGCTCGAGCGCCGGCAGGCGGCCGTCGCCGACCAGCGCCGCTCCGCGCTCGACATCCTCCAGTCGCTCCCCCGGCCCCCTCCGCCGCCTCCCCCGTCCGGCGCCCCCCgagactcctcctcctcccaccgcgACCCCTCCGACCGGGACAGGGGGGACAGGGACCGCGACCGGGACCGGGACCGGGACCGGGACCGCCGCCGCGACGACGACTCCCGCCGGGACCGAGATCGGGATCGCGACCGCGACCGCGACGAGCCTTCCCGCCGGGACCGGGACCGTGACCGCGACCGCGACCGGGACCGGGACCGGGAGCACCGGGACAGGGAGCGCGGGGAGCGGGACAAGGACAGGGAGAAGGACCGGCTGGAGAAGATGGCGGAGCGGGAGCGGGAGAAGGAGCTGGAGGCCATCAAGGAGCAGTACCTGGGGTCCAAGAAGCCCAAGAAGCGGGTCATCAAGCCCTCGGAGAAGTTCCGCTTCTCCTTCGACTGGGAGAACACCGAGGACACCAGCCGCGACATGAACATGCTCTACCAGGCGCCGCACGAGGCCCGCCTGCTCTACGGCCGCGGCTTCCTCGCCGGCATCGACCGGCGCGAGCAGAAGAAGGCGGCCGCCGTGTTTGAGAAGGAGACCCGCGCTGAGCAGCGCCGCAAGTTCGGCGTGGAGGACCGGCCCGAGGATGATGTGGCTGATAAGAAGAAGGCCGCCGCCGCGGAGATGTACGACGCCTTCGACATGCGGGTGGACAGGCACTGGTCTGAGAAGGGCATCGAGGAGATGACGGAGCGGGATTGGCGTATTTTCCGGGAGGACTTCAATATCTCCTACAAGGGGTCTCGCATACCCCGGCCGATGCGCAACTGGCCCGAGAGCAAGCTTGGGACTGAGCTGCTTCGTGCTATTGAGAAGGTTGGGTACAAGAAACCGTCACCCATCCAGATGGCTGCCATTCCGCTTGGTCTCCAGCAGCGTGATGTCATTGGTATTGCAGAGACTGGTTCGGGCAAGACTGCCGCTTTTGTGCTTCCTATGCTGTCGTACATTACTCGCCTGCCGCCTATAAGCGAGGACAATGAGGCTGAGGGTCCTTATGCTGTTGTCATGGCACCTACTCGTGAGCTTGCTCAACAGATTGAGGAAGAGACGGTGAAGTTTGCAACCTATCTAGGCATTAAAGTCGTTTCCATTGTTGGTGGTCAGTCGATTGAGGAGCAAGGTTTCAAGATCAGGCAGGGCTGTGAAGTTGTAATTGCAACGCCTGGTCGGCTTCTTGATTGTCTGGAGAGAAGGTATGCTGTGCTCAACCAGTGCAactatgttgtacttgatgaggCTGATAGGATGATTGATATGGGATTTGAGCCACAGGTTGTTGGTGTCCTTGATGCGATGCCATCAAGTAACCTGAAACCTGAGAATGAGGAAGAGGAACTGGATGAGAAGAGGATTTACAGGACAACTTATATGTTCAGTGCTACCATGCCACCTGCAGTTGAGCGCCTTGCTAGGAAGTACCTCCGTAACCCAGTTGTCGTCACAATTGGTACAGCTGGCAAGGCCACAGATCTGATAACCCAAAACGTGATCATGGTGAAGGAGTCAGAGAAGATGTCACGACTCCAGAAGATACTCACAGATCTTGGGGACAAGACGGCCATTGTATTCTGCAACACAAAGAAGTCGGCAGACAACCGTGCTAAGGATCTGGACAAGGCAGGTTTCCGCGTCACAGCACTGCATGGAGGGAAGTCACAAGATCAGAGGGAGATCAGCCTTGATGGATTTAGGAACCGCAGGTTCAATGTTCTTGTAGCGACTGATGTTGCAGGGCGTGGTATTGATATTCCTGATGTGGCTCATGTTATTAACTATGAGATGCCTAGTTCAGTTGATACATACACACATCGCATCGGAAGAACAGGGCGTGCAGGAAAGAAGGGACTTGCAACTTCATTCTTGACCCTGGATAACACTGATATTTTCTTCGATCTGAAACAGATGCTTACTCAGAGCAATAGTCCCGTCCCTCCAGAACTTGCTAGGCATGAGGCGTCAAAGTTTAAGCCAGGATCAGTTCCCGATAGACCTCCAAGAAGAAATGACACCGTCTATGCATCTCACTGA
- the LOC109780749 gene encoding cytochrome P450 89A2-like gives MEFLMLLAVLLCLVAGMVFHTRRAHAQATIHHVADPAVAHRALIENADDLLNRPAAIFPVALATWSNGERNDNIATVNHGPHWRVLRCNLTAEVLSRLGSLAPLHEEAAQALVADFSARVLGGGEVAVREPVTTAVFALAARLCFGDFVDDRHKSAMGRVIRDSIVLAGELNPRFDGSMLSKMANCRGFRRISALLDRQVELYLPLIAARRQARSQLCGGIIRPYVDTLLDLRVPDSNGAGRPLRDGELVGLVFEFLGTATGSTAACLEWTLAHLIDQPEVQDKLRREINAEADGGGMLSISSKSIRSGMPYLNAVVLESLRMHPPVPFIMRSAHGEGATAIGGATAVPVDGLSVRFDLGGIGRDGKSWTDPDKFRPERFLAGGEAEDVGPAPGPKEIRMMPFGAGHRHCPGVNMGMLHIKCFLAALLHGFDWAPAGDCSGGVDMTELDGFVKIMEQPLSARVTRRT, from the coding sequence ATGGAGTTCCTCATGCTCCTGGCCGTCCTCTTGTGCCTCGTAGCCGGAATGGTCTTCCACACTAGGCGAGCCCATGCCCAGGCAACCATCCACCACGTCGCTGACCCCGCTGTTGCTCACCGAGCGCTCATCGAGAACGCCGACGACCTCCTAAACCGGCCGGCGGCAATCTTCCCCGTCGCCCTCGCCACCTGGTCCAATGGCGAGCGGAATGACAACATAGCCACCGTGAACCACGGCCCGCATTGGCGAGTGCTCCGGTGCAACCTCACCGCCGAGGTCCTCTCACGTCTCGGTTCCCTCGCCCCACTGCACGAGGAGGCCGCCCAGGCCCTCGTCGCAGACTTCTCCGCCCGAGTCCTCGGCGGCGGTGAGGTGGCCGTCCGTGAGCCCGTCACCACGGCTGTGTTCGCGCTGGCCGCGCGCCTCTGCTTCGGCGACTTTGTCGACGACCGCCACAAAAGCGCCATGGGCCGCGTGATACGGGACTCCATTGTCCTCGCTGGGGAGCTCAACCCTAGGTTCGATGGATCGATGCTATCCAAGATGGCAAACTGCAGGGGGTTTCGCCGGATCTCCGCCTTACTCGACCGGCAGGTCGAGCTGTACCTCCCTTTGATCGCGGCACGGAGGCAGGCGCGGTCTCAGCTCTGCGGCGGCATCATCCGTCCTTACGTCGACACGCTCCTTGATCTCCGTGTCCCGGACAGCAATGGCGCCGGGCGTCCTCTTCGAGACGGCGAGCTGGTGGGCCTCGTGTTCGAGTTCCTTGGCACAGCCACGGGGTCAACCGCAGCCTGTCTCGAGTGGACCCTCGCCCACCTCATCGACCAGCCGGAGGTCCAGGACAAGCTGCGGCGCGAGATCAATGCCGAGGCCGACGGCGGCGGGATGCTCTCAATCTCAAGCAAAAGCATCCGCAGCGGCATGCCGTATCTGAATGCGGTGGTGCTGGAGAGCCTCCGCATGCACCCGCCGGTGCCGTTCATCATGCGCAGCGCCCACGGCGAGGGCGCCACAGCAATCGGTGGGGCGACCGCTGTGCCGGTGGACGGCCTGAGCGTGCGGTTCGATTTAGGTGGCATCGGGAGAGACGGGAAGTCGTGGACCGATCCCGACAAGTTCCGGCCGGAGCGGTTCCTTGCCGGAGGCGAGGCAGAGGACGTCGGCCCGGCGCCAGGCCCGAAGGAGATAAGGATGATGCCGTTCGGTGCCGGGCACAGGCACTGCCCCGGCGTGAACATGGGGATGCTGCACATCAAGTGCTTCCTGGCCGCGCTCCTGCACGGGTTCGACTGGGCGCCGGCGGGAGACTGCAGCGGCGGGGTCGACATGACGGAGCTGGACGGCTTCGTGAAGATAATGGAGCAGCCGCTTTCCGCGCGTGTCACGCGACGCACTTGA
- the LOC109780750 gene encoding DEAD-box ATP-dependent RNA helicase 21 isoform X2, with the protein MQPDLFFPHLSANPPPTRTHRHGISSLCRAAAAAMKRSFDAMEAKPVFLSKEERQRLALERRQAAVADQRRSALDILQSLPRPPPPPPPSGAPRDSSSSHRDPSDRDRGDRDRDRDRDRDRDRRRDDDSRRDRDRDRDRDRDEPSRRDRDRDRDRDRDRDREHRDRERGERDKDREKDRLEKMAEREREKELEAIKEQYLGSKKPKKRVIKPSEKFRFSFDWENTEDTSRDMNMLYQAPHEARLLYGRGFLAGIDRREQKKAAAVFEKETRAEQRRKFGVEDRPEDDVADKKKAAAAEMYDAFDMRVDRHWSEKGIEEMTERDWRIFREDFNISYKGSRIPRPMRNWPESKLGTELLRAIEKVGYKKPSPIQMAAIPLGLQQRDVIGIAETGSGKTAAFVLPMLSYITRLPPISEDNEAEGPYAVVMAPTRELAQQIEEETVKFATYLGIKVVSIVGGQSIEEQGFKIRQGCEVVIATPGRLLDCLERRYAVLNQCNYVVLDEADRMIDMGFEPQVVGVLDAMPSSNLKPENEEEELDEKRIYRTTYMFSATMPPAVERLARKYLRNPVVVTIGTAGKATDLITQNVIMVKESEKMSRLQKILTDLGDKTAIVFCNTKKSADNRAKDLDKAGFRVTALHGGKSQDQREISLDGFRNRRFNVLVATDVAGRGIDIPDVAHVINYEMPSSVDTYTHRIGRTGRAGKKGLATSFLTLDNTDIFFDLKQMLTQSNSPVPPELARHEASKFKPGSVPDRPPRRNDTVYASH; encoded by the coding sequence ATGCAGCCTGATCTTTTTTTTCCCCACCTGTCCGCAAACCCTCCCCCAACCCGCACGCATCGGCACGGCATCTCCTCGctctgccgcgccgccgccgccgccatgaagCGCTCCTTCGACGCCATGGAGGCGAAGCCGGTGTTCCTCTCCAAGGAGGAGCGCCAGCGCCTCGCGCTCGAGCGCCGGCAGGCGGCCGTCGCCGACCAGCGCCGCTCCGCGCTCGACATCCTCCAGTCGCTCCCCCGGCCCCCTCCGCCGCCTCCCCCGTCCGGCGCCCCCCgagactcctcctcctcccaccgcgACCCCTCCGACCGGGACAGGGGGGACAGGGACCGCGACCGGGACCGGGACCGGGACCGGGACCGCCGCCGCGACGACGACTCCCGCCGGGACCGAGATCGGGATCGCGACCGCGACCGCGACGAGCCTTCCCGCCGGGACCGGGACCGTGACCGCGACCGCGACCGGGACCGGGACCGGGAGCACCGGGACAGGGAGCGCGGGGAGCGGGACAAGGACAGGGAGAAGGACCGGCTGGAGAAGATGGCGGAGCGGGAGCGGGAGAAGGAGCTGGAGGCCATCAAGGAGCAGTACCTGGGGTCCAAGAAGCCCAAGAAGCGGGTCATCAAGCCCTCGGAGAAGTTCCGCTTCTCCTTCGACTGGGAGAACACCGAGGACACCAGCCGCGACATGAACATGCTCTACCAGGCGCCGCACGAGGCCCGCCTGCTCTACGGCCGCGGCTTCCTCGCCGGCATCGACCGGCGCGAGCAGAAGAAGGCGGCCGCCGTGTTTGAGAAGGAGACCCGCGCTGAGCAGCGCCGCAAGTTCGGCGTGGAGGACCGGCCCGAGGATGATGTGGCTGATAAGAAGAAGGCCGCCGCCGCGGAGATGTACGACGCCTTCGACATGCGGGTGGACAGGCACTGGTCTGAGAAGGGCATCGAGGAGATGACGGAGCGGGATTGGCGTATTTTCCGGGAGGACTTCAATATCTCCTACAAGGGGTCTCGCATACCCCGGCCGATGCGCAACTGGCCCGAGAGCAAGCTTGGGACTGAGCTGCTTCGTGCTATTGAGAAGGTTGGGTACAAGAAACCGTCACCCATCCAGATGGCTGCCATTCCGCTTGGTCTCCAGCAGCGTGATGTCATTGGTATTGCAGAGACTGGTTCGGGCAAGACTGCCGCTTTTGTGCTTCCTATGCTGTCGTACATTACTCGCCTGCCGCCTATAAGCGAGGACAATGAGGCTGAGGGTCCTTATGCTGTTGTCATGGCACCTACTCGTGAGCTTGCTCAACAGATTGAGGAAGAGACGGTGAAGTTTGCAACCTATCTAGGCATTAAAGTCGTTTCCATTGTTGGTGGTCAGTCGATTGAGGAGCAAGGTTTCAAGATCAGGCAGGGCTGTGAAGTTGTAATTGCAACGCCTGGTCGGCTTCTTGATTGTCTGGAGAGAAGGTATGCTGTGCTCAACCAGTGCAactatgttgtacttgatgaggCTGATAGGATGATTGATATGGGATTTGAGCCACAGGTTGTTGGTGTCCTTGATGCGATGCCATCAAGTAACCTGAAACCTGAGAATGAGGAAGAGGAACTGGATGAGAAGAGGATTTACAGGACAACTTATATGTTCAGTGCTACCATGCCACCTGCAGTTGAGCGCCTTGCTAGGAAGTACCTCCGTAACCCAGTTGTCGTCACAATTGGTACAGCTGGCAAGGCCACAGATCTGATAACCCAAAACGTGATCATGGTGAAGGAGTCAGAGAAGATGTCACGACTCCAGAAGATACTCACAGATCTTGGGGACAAGACGGCCATTGTATTCTGCAACACAAAGAAGTCGGCAGACAACCGTGCTAAGGATCTGGACAAGGCAGGTTTCCGCGTCACAGCACTGCATGGAGGGAAGTCACAAGATCAGAGGGAGATCAGCCTTGATGGATTTAGGAACCGCAGGTTCAATGTTCTTGTAGCGACTGATGTTGCAGGGCGTGGTATTGATATTCCTGATGTGGCTCATGTTATTAACTATGAGATGCCTAGTTCAGTTGATACATACACACATCGCATCGGAAGAACAGGGCGTGCAGGAAAGAAGGGACTTGCAACTTCATTCTTGACCCTGGATAACACTGATATTTTCTTCGATCTGAAACAGATGCTTACTCAGAGCAATAGTCCCGTCCCTCCAGAACTTGCTAGGCATGAGGCGTCAAAGTTTAAGCCAGGATCAGTTCCCGATAGACCTCCAAGAAGAAATGACACCGTCTATGCATCTCACTGA